From the genome of Populus trichocarpa isolate Nisqually-1 chromosome 15, P.trichocarpa_v4.1, whole genome shotgun sequence, one region includes:
- the LOC18105960 gene encoding protein CYSTEINE-RICH TRANSMEMBRANE MODULE 4: MSYYNNQYQAPGGMYAPPPPGSYNPPNHQVYPPPPQSYPPPIQGYPQGHYVAPPPMGYPMKNGPQYPQQPPPPPETKHRGDGFCSGCCAALCCCCLLDMCF; this comes from the exons ATGAGTTACTACAACAATCAGTATCAAGCTCCTGGAG GTATGTATGCTCCACCACCACCAGGTTCATATAATCCACCAAACCACCAGGTGTATCCTCCTCCACCACAATCTTATCCACCACCAATCCAAGGGTACCCTCAAGGCCATTACGTTGCGCCACCTCCGATGGGTTACCCTATGAAAAATGGTCCTCAATACCCCCAACAGCCACCTCCTCCTCCAGAAACTAAGCACAGGGGTGATGGATTTTGCAGTGGatg TTGTGCTGCCTTATGTTGCTGCTGCCTCTTGGACATGTGCTTTTAG